The following are encoded together in the Humulus lupulus chromosome 5, drHumLupu1.1, whole genome shotgun sequence genome:
- the LOC133777684 gene encoding probable methyltransferase PMT21, with protein MKHKDGKPVYQQDRSSRVVPMSIMFVVLCGFSFYLGGIFCSEKHRFYTNEAKDVVKVFQSSSNSAAASSLQIKSVSFSQCSGEYQDYTPCTDPKKWKKYGVHRLTFMERHCPPGFERKECLIPPPDGYKVPVRWPKSKDECWYRNVPYDWINKQKSNQNWLRKEGEKFLFPGGGTMFPRGVSEYVDTMQKLIPEMTDGTVRTAIDTGCGVASWGGDLLDRGILTVSLAPRDNHEAQVQFALERGIPAILGIISTQRLPFPSNSFDMAHCSRCLIPWTEFGGVYLQEIHRILRPGGFWVLSGPPVNYERRWRGWNTTIEDQRRDYNNLQKLLTAMCFKLYNKKDDIAVWRKASDNSCYNKLANNADSYPPKCDDSLEPDAAWYTPLRPCIVVPNQKHKRTDLKSVSKWPTRLHAAPERISDIHGGSASTFKHDDDKWRVRANHYKKLLSAIGTDKIRNVMDMNTVYGGFAAAVIDDPLWVMNVVSSYAANTLAVVFDRGLIGTYHDWCEAFSTYPRTYDLLHLDALFTAESHRCDMKYVLLEMDRILRPNGYAIIRESSYFVDAVAAIAKGMKWGCRKENTEYGIEKEKILICQKKLWYSNKSSR; from the exons ATGAAGCATAAAGATGGGAAACCGGTTTACCAGCAGGATAGAAGTTCCAGAGTTGTCCCAATGTCAATCATGTTTGTTGTGCTGTGTGGGTTCTCTTTCTATCTTGGCGGAATATTCTGCTCAGAGAAGCATAGATTTTACACCAACGAAGCCAAGGATGTTGTAAAAGTTTTCCAATCTTCATCAAATTCAGCAGCAGCGTCCTCTCTCCAAATAAAGTCTGTCTCTTTCTCCCAATGCAGCGGCGAATATCAAGATTACACTCCTTGCACTGATCCAAAG AAATGGAAGAAGTATGGTGTTCATCGTCTCACGTTCATGGAGCGTCACTGCCCTCCTGGTTTTGAGAGGAAAGAGTGTTTAATTCCCCCTCCAGATGGCTATAAGGTTCCAGTCAGATGGCCGAAGAGCAAGGATGAATGCTGGTACCG GAATGTCCCTTATGATTGGATTAACAAGCAGAAATCAAACCAGAACTGGTTGAGGAAGGAAGGCGAGAAGTTTCTCTTTCCTGGTGGGGGCACTATGTTCCCTAGAGGTGTGAGTGAATATGTTGATACGATGCAAAAACTTATCCCTGAAATGACAGATGGAACCGTTCGGACTGCCATTGATACTGGCTGTGGG GTTGCAAGTTGGGGAGGTGATTTGTTGGACCGCGGAATACTAACTGTATCCCTTGCTCCAAGAGATAATCATGAGGCTCAAGTCCAGTTTGCATTAGAACGTGGAATTCCAGCGATCCTAGGCATTATTTCTACTCAGAGGCTCCCTTTCCCGTCAAACTCATTTGATATGGCTCATTGCTCTAGATGTCTCATTCCGTGGACAGAATTCG GTGGAGTTTACCTTCAGGAAATTCATCGCATACTCCGTCCTGGAGGTTTCTGGGTGTTGTCTGGTCCACCAGTAAACTATGAACGCCGCTGGCGTGGATGGAACACAACCATTGAGGATCAACGAAGAGATTATAACAATCTGCAGAAGCTGCTCACTGCCATGTGCTTCAAATTGTACAACAAAAAGGATGACATTGCTGTCTGGCGGAAGGCTTCAGACAATAGTTGCTACAATAAACTTGCTAATAATGCTGATTCCTATCCACCAAAATGTGATGACAGCCTTGAACCAGATGCTGCTTGGTACACTCCACTCCGCCCTTGCATTGTTGTTCCAAACCAAAAACATAAGAGAACAGATTTGAAGTCAGTCTCTAAATGGCCCACCCGGTTGCATGCTGCTCCAGAACGTATATCAGATATTCATGGAGGGAGTGCTAGCACATTCAAGCATGATGATGACAAGTGGAGGGTGCGTGCAAATCACTACAAGAAGTTGCTTTCAGCAATTGGGACTGATAAGATTAGAAATGTGATGGACATGAATACAGTTTACGGAGGCTTCGCTGCAGCTGTGATTGATGATCCTTTGTGGGTCATGAATGTTGTCTCTTCTTATGCTGCCAACACATTAGCTGTGGTCTTTGACCGGGGCCTTATTGGAACTTACCATGACTG GTGCGAAGCATTCTCTACTTATCCTCGAACTTATGATCTTCTTCATCTTGATGCCCTCTTTACTGCTGAAAGTCACAG ATGTGATATGAAGTATGTGCTCTTGGAGATGGACCGGATCCTGCGACCAAATGGCTATGCAATAATCCGAGAATCTAGCTACTTTGTGGATGCTGTGGCTGCAATCGCCAAGGGGATGAAATGGGGTTGTCGAAAGGAAAACACTGAGTATGGAATCGAAAAGGAGAAGATATTGATCTGCCAGAAAAAGCTCTGGTATTCTAACAAGAGTTCTCGGTAA